From Pedococcus aerophilus, one genomic window encodes:
- a CDS encoding DMT family transporter has protein sequence MAWIALVVSGLLETVWASALAESRTLTRPTPTAVFLVAMIASMAGLGFALRTLPVGTAYAVWVGIGAVGTAVYGIVALDEPASVVRLLCLGLIVAGVVGLKLAH, from the coding sequence ATGGCCTGGATCGCACTCGTCGTCTCAGGGTTGCTGGAGACCGTGTGGGCATCAGCCCTCGCCGAGTCCCGCACCCTCACCCGCCCCACGCCGACCGCGGTCTTCCTCGTCGCGATGATCGCGTCGATGGCCGGTCTCGGCTTCGCGTTGCGCACGCTTCCCGTCGGCACCGCGTATGCCGTGTGGGTGGGGATCGGCGCGGTCGGCACCGCGGTCTACGGCATCGTCGCGCTGGACGAGCCCGCGTCCGTGGTCCGCCTGCTGTGCCTCGGCCTCATCGTGGCCGGCGTGGTCGGCCTCAAGCTCGCCCACTGA
- a CDS encoding AGE family epimerase/isomerase codes for MTDTTSSAPTPTISGAASEAEVGSGTGPTRWAERPAHRLWVQERFARMIEFVGPSVLPGGGFAYLGGDGSPMPGREPSLLLTARMTHVAGLASVLGIPGSERLLAHGLASLDGAFRDEAEGGWFGTLERAGRKTAYEHVHVVLAAASAVTAQAQGARAVGDPQALAREATRIVEEKFWREDEGALCESWSATWDDPEEYRGANANMHAVEAFLAIGDALDDDVWHQRALRICERIVEKHARGRDWLLPEHYDAQWQELPDYNVDNPNDPFRPYGATYGHLLEWARLLCGLHASPRVETPEWVLSSAEALARKALSAWGVDGREGLVYTVDWESKPVSDVRLHWPICEGIQATALLGGLTGEAEWEQWYRRLWDHAAAHFVDTSGMWINELDADMNEGFVVWPGRPDVYHATGAYMAPLLPAWPFLTVAAAKLT; via the coding sequence ATGACCGACACCACCTCCTCCGCACCCACCCCCACCATCTCCGGTGCCGCTTCCGAAGCTGAGGTCGGAAGCGGCACCGGCCCCACTCGCTGGGCCGAGCGCCCTGCACACCGGCTGTGGGTGCAGGAGCGGTTCGCCCGGATGATCGAGTTCGTCGGCCCGAGCGTGCTGCCCGGCGGCGGCTTCGCCTACCTCGGTGGCGACGGCTCGCCGATGCCCGGCCGCGAACCCTCGCTGCTGCTCACCGCCCGCATGACCCACGTGGCCGGCCTGGCGTCGGTGCTCGGGATCCCCGGCTCCGAACGACTGCTGGCCCACGGACTGGCGTCCCTGGACGGCGCCTTCCGTGACGAGGCGGAGGGCGGCTGGTTCGGGACGTTGGAGCGGGCGGGGCGCAAGACGGCATACGAGCACGTGCACGTGGTCCTCGCCGCGGCCTCGGCCGTCACCGCGCAGGCCCAGGGGGCGCGCGCGGTCGGCGACCCGCAGGCGCTGGCGCGCGAGGCGACCCGCATCGTGGAGGAGAAGTTCTGGCGCGAGGACGAAGGGGCGCTCTGCGAGTCGTGGTCGGCGACGTGGGACGACCCCGAGGAGTACCGCGGGGCCAACGCCAACATGCACGCGGTCGAGGCGTTCCTCGCGATCGGTGACGCGCTCGACGACGACGTCTGGCACCAGCGAGCCCTGCGTATCTGCGAACGCATCGTCGAGAAGCACGCCCGCGGTCGCGACTGGCTGCTGCCCGAGCACTACGACGCCCAGTGGCAGGAGCTGCCGGACTACAACGTCGACAACCCCAACGACCCGTTCCGACCGTATGGCGCGACGTACGGGCACCTGCTCGAGTGGGCTCGGCTGCTGTGCGGTCTGCACGCCTCGCCGCGGGTGGAGACGCCCGAGTGGGTGCTGTCCTCCGCGGAGGCTCTTGCGCGAAAGGCATTGTCCGCGTGGGGAGTCGACGGTCGTGAGGGTCTGGTCTACACGGTCGACTGGGAGAGCAAGCCCGTCTCCGACGTTCGGCTGCACTGGCCGATCTGCGAGGGCATCCAGGCGACGGCGCTGCTCGGCGGACTGACCGGGGAGGCCGAGTGGGAGCAGTGGTACCGCCGGCTCTGGGACCACGCGGCAGCGCACTTCGTCGACACGTCGGGCATGTGGATCAACGAGCTGGACGCCGACATGAACGAGGGGTTCGTCGTGTGGCCGGGCCGTCCCGACGTCTACCACGCGACGGGCGCCTACATGGCTCCGCTGCTGCCCGCCTGGCCCTTCCTGACTGTTGCGGCAGCCAAGCTCACGTAG
- a CDS encoding ADP-dependent glucokinase/phosphofructokinase: MTHPTTVDPSTSQPLIPAAGVVLGFGAALDCEIRWDAAVLSSLASTYGVVPEELDGQRPICSERDLVVSILGYFARSAGGERRVDEPAVIEEFCARFDRVASIGGTCVRAATAMLRLGQQATVHLAFESEMVRSLLPPGTQALVPDVDLPSYPHLVVQYPAGARVVTDRLDLVATRANRLIYVNDPANEELVLSADLVSAVAGATVFLVSGFNAMRTLAGLRERLDDVESAVLARRALGTSGVVMYEDAGFHQPEFAEVVRSRMAALVDVYSLSDEELADAVSASGALDLLDADAVLAAVSTLAVRLGVPVIVVHSRHWALAFGASAARYRAALATGTALATARYAHGELVTHDHITSVAGATPEPEAVTFAERIGDIAGEQVAVVAVPTLEVPDPTTVGLGDTFVGGFLAACARLGTEPSHPATAGKAS; this comes from the coding sequence ATGACCCACCCCACCACGGTGGACCCCAGCACGAGCCAGCCGCTCATCCCGGCGGCCGGTGTCGTGCTGGGGTTCGGGGCCGCGCTGGACTGCGAGATCCGTTGGGACGCAGCGGTGCTCAGCTCACTGGCATCGACGTATGGCGTCGTGCCCGAGGAGCTGGACGGCCAGCGGCCGATCTGCTCGGAGCGCGATCTCGTGGTGTCGATCCTGGGGTACTTCGCCCGGAGCGCGGGGGGTGAGCGCCGGGTCGACGAACCGGCGGTCATCGAGGAGTTCTGCGCGCGGTTCGACCGGGTGGCCTCCATCGGTGGGACGTGCGTGCGGGCCGCCACGGCGATGCTGCGCCTGGGCCAGCAGGCGACGGTCCACCTGGCGTTCGAGAGCGAGATGGTGCGCAGCCTGCTCCCGCCGGGCACGCAGGCGCTGGTCCCTGACGTGGACCTGCCCTCCTACCCGCACCTGGTCGTGCAGTACCCCGCTGGGGCGCGGGTGGTCACCGACCGGCTGGACCTGGTCGCGACCCGGGCCAACCGGCTGATCTACGTCAACGACCCCGCGAACGAGGAGCTCGTCCTGAGCGCCGACCTGGTGTCTGCGGTGGCCGGGGCGACGGTCTTCCTCGTGTCCGGGTTCAACGCGATGCGCACCCTGGCCGGACTGCGCGAGCGGCTGGACGACGTCGAGTCCGCCGTCCTCGCCCGACGCGCCCTGGGGACCTCGGGCGTCGTCATGTACGAGGACGCGGGGTTCCACCAGCCGGAGTTCGCCGAGGTCGTCCGCAGCCGGATGGCCGCCCTCGTCGACGTCTACAGCCTGAGCGACGAAGAGCTGGCCGACGCGGTCTCCGCATCAGGCGCGCTCGACCTGCTCGACGCCGATGCGGTGCTGGCCGCGGTCTCGACGCTAGCGGTGCGCCTCGGCGTCCCGGTGATCGTCGTCCACTCCCGGCACTGGGCGCTGGCCTTCGGTGCGTCGGCGGCCCGCTACCGCGCGGCCCTCGCGACCGGGACCGCGTTGGCCACAGCGCGCTACGCCCACGGCGAGCTCGTCACCCACGACCACATCACCAGCGTCGCAGGGGCGACCCCGGAGCCGGAGGCGGTGACCTTCGCCGAGCGGATCGGCGACATCGCGGGGGAGCAGGTCGCGGTCGTGGCCGTGCCCACCCTCGAGGTGCCGGACCCGACGACCGTCGGGCTCGGAGACACCTTCGTCGGAGGCTTCCTCGCCGCCTGCGCCAGACTGGGGACCGAGCCGTCCCACCCCGCCACTGCCGGAAAGGCGTCATGA
- a CDS encoding ketose-bisphosphate aldolase: MLVNGVNLLQVARENQFAVPAFNISDYAMMKGIFEVSEETNSPLIIAIHPDEQKHVGDSFLRSATDLALRSSVPVAIHWDHGASYEESLKAIQLGFTSMMIDKSLVSFDENVAITKRVVEAAHAVGLSVEAELGTIGKADDEAEAGTEFIVYTDPEDAVRFVQETGVDSLAVAIGTCHGLYPDWMKPEIKIDLLEQIEAKVSIPLVLHGGSGNPDEEIAKSVSRGIAKINISSDIKVAYHGKMREMLANDPKLREPNSIQPDCIKAMKAAAAHKIELFNADGKASLY, encoded by the coding sequence ATGCTCGTCAACGGAGTCAACCTCCTGCAGGTCGCCCGCGAGAACCAGTTCGCCGTGCCGGCCTTCAACATCAGCGACTACGCGATGATGAAGGGGATCTTCGAGGTCAGCGAGGAGACCAACTCCCCGCTCATCATCGCGATCCACCCCGACGAGCAGAAGCACGTCGGTGACAGCTTCCTCCGGTCCGCGACGGACCTGGCGCTGCGCTCGTCGGTGCCGGTCGCGATCCACTGGGACCACGGCGCCAGCTACGAGGAGTCGCTCAAGGCGATCCAGCTCGGCTTCACCTCGATGATGATCGACAAGTCCCTGGTGTCCTTCGACGAGAACGTCGCCATCACCAAGCGCGTCGTCGAGGCGGCCCACGCGGTGGGGCTCAGCGTCGAGGCCGAGCTCGGCACCATCGGCAAGGCCGACGACGAGGCCGAGGCCGGCACCGAGTTCATCGTCTACACCGACCCCGAGGACGCGGTGCGATTCGTCCAGGAGACCGGCGTCGACAGCCTCGCCGTCGCCATCGGCACCTGCCACGGCCTCTACCCCGACTGGATGAAGCCGGAGATCAAGATCGACCTGCTCGAGCAGATCGAGGCCAAGGTCTCGATCCCGCTGGTCCTGCACGGCGGTTCGGGCAACCCCGACGAGGAGATCGCCAAGTCGGTGTCCCGCGGCATCGCCAAGATCAACATCTCCAGCGACATCAAGGTGGCCTACCACGGGAAGATGCGCGAGATGCTGGCTAACGACCCGAAGCTGCGTGAGCCGAACTCCATCCAGCCCGACTGCATCAAGGCCATGAAGGCTGCGGCAGCGCACAAGATCGAGCTGTTCAACGCCGACGGCAAAGCCTCGCTCTACTAG
- a CDS encoding carbohydrate ABC transporter permease, which translates to MTVMTTTNPRKKAALKIGTWAGLVFGALFAGLPVLWMLSSSFKSNSEIFEFPPRLITDNFSFDAYTTVLTDPTKVRFFVNSYVVAIAVTVLTLICAILAAYAFSRYQFRGKGLVNVIIVGIQAVPPITLLIPYFGLIVALRLYNSYQGLVLTYMVFTLPYAIVMMTGYFNTLPRELDEAARVDGTTSFGALWRILVPISLPGIVSVAVYTFMIAWNEYLFALTLTRTDNMRTVPIGIQLLMGQHSYEWSEMMAMSVLGSIPVLVLFVFFQKFFIGGMTAGAVKS; encoded by the coding sequence ATGACCGTGATGACCACGACCAACCCCCGCAAGAAGGCGGCCCTGAAGATCGGGACGTGGGCGGGCTTGGTGTTCGGTGCCCTGTTCGCCGGGCTCCCGGTGCTGTGGATGCTCTCGAGCTCGTTCAAGTCGAACTCCGAGATCTTCGAGTTCCCGCCGCGGCTGATCACCGACAACTTCTCCTTCGACGCCTACACGACCGTCCTCACCGACCCGACCAAGGTGCGGTTCTTCGTGAACAGCTACGTCGTCGCCATCGCGGTGACGGTGCTGACGCTGATCTGCGCGATCCTCGCCGCCTACGCCTTCAGCCGCTACCAGTTCCGCGGCAAGGGACTGGTCAACGTGATCATCGTCGGCATCCAGGCGGTGCCGCCGATCACGCTGCTCATCCCGTACTTCGGCCTGATCGTGGCCCTGCGTCTCTACAACAGCTACCAGGGCCTGGTGCTCACCTACATGGTGTTCACGCTGCCCTACGCCATCGTCATGATGACCGGCTACTTCAACACCTTGCCCCGTGAGCTGGACGAGGCCGCGCGGGTCGATGGCACCACGTCGTTCGGTGCCCTGTGGCGCATCCTCGTCCCGATCTCGTTGCCGGGCATCGTCTCGGTGGCCGTCTACACGTTCATGATCGCGTGGAACGAGTACCTCTTCGCGCTCACCCTCACCCGCACCGACAACATGCGCACGGTGCCGATCGGCATCCAGCTCCTCATGGGCCAGCACTCCTACGAGTGGAGCGAAATGATGGCCATGAGTGTGCTCGGGAGCATCCCGGTGCTGGTGCTGTTCGTGTTCTTCCAGAAGTTCTTCATCGGCGGCATGACCGCCGGTGCAGTCAAGAGCTGA
- a CDS encoding sugar ABC transporter permease has translation MIDTSISTAPPQAPGPAKRKGGTSSRRRQRLVRTLEPYGYLSPVIVLMLVLMILPIAVVIRYSLLDNVIMTPTSVVVGLQNYVTILSDPVYHTAIKNTAVFTGSSVLAHLVLGLGFAMLLNSPLLGRWTKTIFRTIFVLPWLLTVAIIAILWRLLLDPNGVVNYVLGEAGVIDTPIAWLADLNLALPAVTFINIWAGYPFFMVSLLAGLQGISADLYEAAAVDGASWWRRFFHVTLPSLRPIILSMALLDMIWTSQQFPLIWMTTGGGPLDRTEMLSTYTYKLAFSEYQFAQASASAVMLLAVALVLAVFYVRHQRVRD, from the coding sequence GTGATCGACACCTCGATCTCCACCGCACCACCGCAGGCCCCCGGGCCGGCGAAGCGCAAGGGCGGCACGTCCTCACGTCGCCGGCAGCGCCTGGTCCGCACGCTTGAGCCGTACGGCTACCTGTCCCCGGTCATCGTGCTGATGCTCGTCCTGATGATCCTGCCCATCGCCGTCGTCATCCGGTACTCGTTGCTGGACAACGTGATCATGACGCCGACCTCGGTCGTCGTCGGGCTCCAGAACTATGTGACGATCCTCAGCGACCCGGTCTACCACACGGCCATCAAGAACACCGCGGTCTTCACCGGCAGCAGCGTCCTGGCCCACCTGGTCCTCGGACTGGGTTTCGCGATGCTGCTCAACTCGCCGCTGCTCGGTCGTTGGACCAAGACGATCTTCCGGACCATCTTCGTCCTCCCGTGGCTCCTCACGGTGGCGATCATCGCGATCCTGTGGCGCCTGCTGCTCGACCCCAACGGCGTCGTCAACTACGTCCTGGGCGAGGCCGGGGTCATCGACACCCCGATCGCCTGGCTCGCCGACCTGAACCTCGCGCTGCCGGCCGTCACCTTCATCAACATCTGGGCCGGTTACCCGTTCTTCATGGTGAGCCTGCTCGCCGGTCTGCAGGGCATCTCCGCGGACCTCTACGAGGCGGCGGCGGTGGACGGGGCCTCGTGGTGGCGTCGGTTCTTCCACGTCACGCTGCCCTCGCTGCGACCGATCATCCTCAGCATGGCGCTGCTCGACATGATCTGGACGTCGCAGCAGTTCCCCCTCATCTGGATGACGACCGGCGGCGGTCCGCTCGACCGCACGGAGATGCTCAGCACCTACACGTACAAGCTCGCGTTCAGCGAGTACCAGTTCGCCCAGGCCTCGGCCAGCGCCGTCATGCTGCTCGCCGTCGCCCTGGTCCTCGCCGTCTTCTACGTGCGGCACCAGCGAGTGAGGGACTGA
- a CDS encoding sugar ABC transporter substrate-binding protein, with protein MAVGVVSALSLLAACAGGEGAPIGANADDNSTAADGSIVLEFSQWWEPELPKGSLRGMMDEFEKANPGVKVKLISAPYASTQQQTVAGAASKTLADVVGLDGAWVNDFSKQKAITNLTALMQESGYDDSELASQIKVDGNTYMIPVVNFVYPMFTNDSLLAKAGVNAPPSTRTEFVDAAKKVTASGKGNSGWVLPLAQDAPNGIQNDVMSWVWASGGSMLKDGQPDLTNSSVKSVVEFIKELNDAKAIAAGALTMKEQDKVEQFTNGRVGMMIDSLAHINLIRENAPDLKFSISAIPAEDGYTGKRGMPYASWGIGVSENSKHKKEALKLVEFLMSKDTNSKLSSVANAFPGNKESVPDFVQSDEMFKTAFDIWNKGVPANEFTGLPTAEDLMRSFDVELQKTLAENQPVDTTLNNAQKAWSAKF; from the coding sequence ATGGCGGTCGGAGTCGTCTCGGCGCTCAGCCTCCTCGCAGCATGCGCGGGTGGAGAGGGAGCGCCGATCGGCGCCAACGCCGATGACAACAGCACCGCAGCGGACGGCTCGATCGTCCTGGAGTTCTCCCAGTGGTGGGAGCCCGAGCTCCCCAAGGGGTCGCTGCGCGGGATGATGGACGAGTTCGAGAAGGCCAACCCCGGCGTCAAGGTCAAGCTCATCAGCGCGCCCTACGCCTCGACCCAGCAGCAGACGGTCGCCGGTGCGGCGTCCAAGACCCTCGCCGACGTCGTCGGCCTCGACGGCGCCTGGGTCAACGACTTCTCCAAGCAGAAGGCGATCACCAACCTCACCGCCCTGATGCAGGAGTCCGGCTACGACGACAGCGAGCTGGCCAGCCAGATCAAGGTCGACGGCAACACGTACATGATCCCCGTCGTGAACTTCGTCTACCCGATGTTCACCAACGACAGCCTGCTGGCCAAGGCCGGCGTCAACGCCCCGCCGTCGACCCGCACCGAGTTCGTGGACGCGGCCAAGAAGGTCACGGCCAGTGGCAAGGGCAACTCCGGCTGGGTCCTCCCGCTGGCGCAGGACGCGCCGAACGGCATCCAGAACGACGTCATGTCGTGGGTCTGGGCCTCCGGCGGCTCGATGCTCAAGGACGGCCAGCCCGACCTGACCAACTCGTCGGTCAAGAGCGTCGTCGAGTTCATCAAGGAGCTGAACGACGCCAAGGCGATCGCTGCCGGTGCGCTGACGATGAAGGAGCAGGACAAGGTCGAGCAGTTCACCAACGGCCGGGTCGGCATGATGATCGACTCCCTGGCCCACATCAACCTGATCCGGGAGAACGCGCCGGACCTCAAGTTCAGCATCTCGGCGATCCCGGCCGAGGACGGCTACACCGGCAAGCGCGGCATGCCGTACGCGTCCTGGGGCATCGGTGTCTCGGAGAACAGCAAGCACAAGAAGGAAGCCCTCAAGCTCGTCGAGTTCCTGATGAGCAAGGACACCAACTCCAAGCTGTCCTCGGTGGCCAACGCCTTCCCCGGTAACAAGGAGTCGGTCCCGGACTTCGTCCAGTCGGACGAGATGTTCAAGACGGCCTTCGACATCTGGAACAAGGGAGTGCCGGCGAACGAGTTCACCGGCCTGCCGACGGCGGAGGACCTGATGCGGTCCTTCGACGTGGAGCTCCAGAAGACCCTGGCGGAGAACCAGCCCGTCGACACGACCCTGAACAACGCCCAGAAGGCGTGGTCCGCGAAGTTCTGA
- a CDS encoding DeoR/GlpR family DNA-binding transcription regulator: MEDDSTHLPASRKAAIVALVADAGQVTVQALAERLQVSADTIRRDLDHLDGEGLVMRTRGGAVDPTRMPRMDPGLNTRIQVHPDAKEQIGATAASLVTDGDVLIINAGTTALAVARHLREHRGLTIATNNLRLATEISPKCFRDLYLFGGDVRHAAQATIGPVAFPVSLGGRDMDIRCDLALVTVGGVSTDGGYSTSNLAEAAMMREMLGVAGKVAILADSSKLGRRLFAQITPLDAVDYFITDKEPPADLAAALRKGHVEVLWAPVASAAS, translated from the coding sequence ATGGAGGACGACTCGACCCACCTGCCGGCCAGCCGCAAGGCGGCGATCGTCGCGCTGGTCGCCGACGCGGGGCAGGTCACGGTGCAGGCGCTGGCCGAGCGGCTCCAGGTCTCTGCCGACACGATCCGGCGCGACCTGGACCACCTGGACGGTGAGGGTCTGGTCATGCGGACGCGCGGCGGTGCCGTCGACCCGACCCGGATGCCGCGGATGGACCCGGGGCTCAACACCCGCATCCAGGTCCACCCCGACGCCAAGGAGCAGATCGGGGCCACCGCGGCGAGCCTGGTCACCGACGGCGACGTCCTCATCATCAACGCCGGGACCACCGCCCTGGCGGTCGCCCGCCACCTGCGTGAGCACCGGGGCCTGACCATCGCCACGAACAACCTGCGGCTGGCGACCGAGATCTCCCCCAAGTGCTTCCGCGACCTCTACCTCTTCGGCGGGGACGTGCGGCACGCCGCCCAGGCGACCATCGGCCCCGTCGCCTTCCCGGTGTCGCTCGGCGGGCGCGACATGGACATCCGCTGCGACCTCGCGCTGGTCACCGTCGGCGGGGTCTCGACCGACGGCGGCTACTCGACGAGCAACCTCGCCGAGGCGGCGATGATGCGCGAGATGCTCGGTGTCGCAGGCAAGGTCGCGATCCTGGCCGACTCCTCGAAGCTCGGGCGACGGCTGTTCGCCCAGATCACCCCGCTCGACGCCGTGGACTACTTCATCACCGACAAGGAGCCTCCTGCCGACCTCGCGGCGGCCCTGCGCAAGGGGCACGTCGAGGTGCTCTGGGCGCCGGTCGCCTCCGCCGCCTCCTGA
- a CDS encoding ankyrin repeat domain-containing protein, giving the protein MELDREGRTDLHYAAADGDLAVVRRLVELGFDVSLADLEGYTPLHFAAQYQRADLVSFLVTAGAPLEARDQWGNTPLWRAMSSSRGRGETILALLAAGADPDAENNHGTSPRTGALRISKYDVAQFFIDFSASRAS; this is encoded by the coding sequence ATGGAACTGGACCGTGAGGGGCGCACCGACCTCCACTACGCAGCGGCCGACGGCGACCTCGCCGTGGTCCGTCGGCTCGTGGAGCTGGGGTTCGACGTGTCGCTCGCCGACCTCGAGGGCTACACGCCGCTGCACTTCGCGGCGCAGTACCAGCGAGCCGACCTGGTGTCGTTCCTCGTCACCGCCGGCGCCCCGCTCGAGGCGCGCGACCAGTGGGGCAACACCCCCCTCTGGCGGGCGATGTCCTCCTCCCGCGGACGCGGCGAGACGATCCTGGCCCTCCTCGCCGCCGGAGCCGACCCCGACGCGGAGAACAACCACGGCACCTCCCCGCGCACCGGCGCGCTGCGCATCTCCAAGTACGACGTGGCGCAGTTCTTCATCGACTTCAGCGCCAGCCGCGCCAGCTGA
- a CDS encoding MarR family transcriptional regulator yields MSRSPRPAAARTTREPDLLALDRQVCFALAVASRNVIGLYKPLLEPLGLTHPQYLVMLALWEESPLKVSELADRLSLEPATLSPLLKRLEVAGMLTRGRDPHDERALAITLTTKGRRARRQAERIPPAIMARLGMGLPELEALRDGLTRLIDAAASEAPLG; encoded by the coding sequence GTGTCCCGCTCACCTCGCCCCGCTGCCGCCAGGACCACCCGCGAACCCGACCTGCTCGCCCTCGACCGACAGGTCTGCTTCGCCCTCGCCGTGGCCTCGCGCAACGTCATCGGTCTCTACAAGCCGTTGCTCGAGCCCTTGGGCCTGACCCACCCGCAGTACCTCGTGATGCTCGCCCTCTGGGAGGAGTCGCCGCTCAAGGTCTCCGAGCTGGCGGATCGGCTCAGCCTCGAGCCGGCGACGCTGTCGCCGCTGCTCAAGCGGCTCGAGGTCGCCGGCATGCTTACCCGCGGCCGTGACCCGCACGACGAGCGCGCGCTCGCCATCACCCTCACCACGAAGGGCCGCCGCGCCCGCCGACAGGCCGAACGCATCCCACCCGCGATCATGGCTCGCCTCGGCATGGGACTCCCCGAGCTCGAGGCGCTCCGCGACGGCCTCACCCGTCTCATCGACGCCGCCGCCAGCGAGGCCCCGCTGGGCTGA
- a CDS encoding alpha/beta hydrolase, translated as MATTHHLATPDVTLVYDVHGALPTADGRPPLFMVGAPMGAEGFTTLVGLFADRTVITYDVRGIGRSERSDGSLVQTPEQNAADHHAVISALGAGPVEMFASSGGAVSALALIAAHPEDVTTVVAHEPPLLAVLPDADAAFAAERAVHAAYQERGQGAGMAAFIGLTSWSGEFTPEYAAQPAPDPAQFGMSAEDDGSRDDPLLSGVSDAITAYRPDLDALRSATTRVVLAAGIESAGTITDRSTQALAELLGQEVVVFPSHHGGFMGGEHGYGGQPEAFAAKLREVLGS; from the coding sequence ATGGCCACCACGCACCACCTTGCGACCCCCGACGTCACCCTCGTCTACGACGTCCACGGCGCGCTTCCGACGGCCGACGGGCGGCCGCCCCTCTTCATGGTCGGCGCCCCCATGGGAGCAGAGGGATTCACCACCCTCGTCGGCCTCTTCGCCGACCGCACCGTGATCACCTACGACGTCCGGGGCATCGGCCGCAGCGAACGCTCGGACGGTTCGCTCGTGCAGACCCCCGAGCAGAACGCCGCCGACCACCACGCCGTCATCAGCGCCCTGGGTGCGGGGCCGGTGGAGATGTTCGCCAGCAGTGGCGGTGCGGTCAGCGCCCTCGCTCTCATCGCTGCGCACCCCGAGGACGTCACGACCGTGGTCGCCCACGAACCGCCCCTGCTCGCCGTCCTTCCCGACGCCGACGCCGCCTTCGCTGCCGAGCGCGCCGTGCACGCGGCCTACCAGGAGCGCGGCCAGGGGGCGGGGATGGCGGCCTTCATCGGCCTCACCTCGTGGTCGGGCGAGTTCACCCCGGAGTATGCGGCGCAACCGGCCCCGGACCCCGCCCAGTTCGGGATGTCGGCGGAGGACGACGGCTCCCGCGACGACCCGCTGCTCTCCGGGGTGTCCGACGCGATCACGGCCTACCGACCCGACCTCGACGCCCTGCGGTCGGCCACGACGCGGGTGGTGCTGGCCGCCGGCATCGAGTCGGCGGGGACGATCACGGACCGCTCGACCCAGGCTCTGGCCGAGCTCCTCGGCCAGGAGGTCGTGGTCTTCCCGAGCCACCACGGCGGGTTCATGGGAGGCGAGCACGGCTACGGCGGACAGCCGGAGGCCTTCGCCGCCAAGCTCCGTGAGGTCCTCGGCTCGTGA